TGGTGCGGTCGACGTTGGTGACGGCCTGACGTTTGGCGATTTCACCGACGAGGATTTCGCCGTTCTTGGAGAACGCAACGACGGACGGGGTGGTGCGGCCGCCTTCAGCGTTAGCAATGACGGTGGGTTCGTCGCCATCGAGGATAGAGACGGCCGAGTTGGTGGTTCCAAGGTCAATACCTACTGCACGTGCCATGTGTTGGCGCTCCTTCACGTTGGGCGGTGGCCTTAAGGGCCAGCGGCAACCCGGTGGCTGCTTGTTGCGTTGGCGGAATGCCACCTGCTCGGGGACGTAGCCATCTCTGCGCGAGAGAGGTTCGTACCGGCGTTGTTGCTCGGGTTAATGAAAGACGGACCCGAACGAGAGGCACTCCGCCCTGGCAGGTCAAGCACCTGCTTCGGATTGATTGCTACACACTCAACTTTGAAACTTGAGTTGAAGGTTGTCAACTGCCACACCGAAAACTTGCGCATACTCGACTCAACTTTGAGCTAGGCACCCCTTCATGCGCGAGATGCATGCAGCGAGCAAGAACCCCTGAGTGGCATTTTGTTATTATCTGCGTATGAATGCAGATAATAAGGTTTGCGGACTCTCTCCCTCATCGGAATACGTTGATCTAGCAGCTGAAGTCTTCCGCCTGCTTTCTGACCCCACCCGAATCAAAATCATCCTGGCCCTGCGCGCCGCCGAAGAGCTCTCCGTTAACTCTCTGGCCGAAATCGTTGACAAAAAACCCTCCGGCGTTTCTCAACACTTAGCTCGCATGCGTATGGCCCGCATCGTCACCACTCGTCATGAAGGCACCAGCGTGCGCTACCGACTCACAGACGAGCACGCTCTCGCCCTGGTTATCGAAGCTGTCAAACAAGCCGAACACGCCACCGCCAACGGCCAAACACCACGGCACCACCACTCCCCCGCCGAGTAGCCCACATACATCACCTCAGCGAACGACTCACCCCATGCTGCGCGTCCTCACCCACCGCACCTACGCGAAGCTTTTCAGCGCCCACGTCATCGCATTAGTCGGCACTGGACTGCTCACGGTCGCGCTAGGCCTACTAGCTTTCGACATTGGCGGCGGTAACGCTGGCCTCATCATGGGCACCGCCATGACAATCAAAATGGGTGCCTACGTGTTCGTTTCACCCATCGCTACCGCCTTCGTTTCTCGTCTTCCCCGCAAGCCTGTTCTCATTGGGGCAGAGATCACCCGAGCCGCAGTAG
This region of Dermatophilus congolensis genomic DNA includes:
- a CDS encoding ArsR/SmtB family transcription factor → MNADNKVCGLSPSSEYVDLAAEVFRLLSDPTRIKIILALRAAEELSVNSLAEIVDKKPSGVSQHLARMRMARIVTTRHEGTSVRYRLTDEHALALVIEAVKQAEHATANGQTPRHHHSPAE